From a single Ursus arctos isolate Adak ecotype North America unplaced genomic scaffold, UrsArc2.0 scaffold_34, whole genome shotgun sequence genomic region:
- the CABP1 gene encoding calcium-binding protein 1 isoform X2 gives MGNCVKSPLRNLSRKMRQEEQSSYTVVQTSEEGPAASGELPGPLLMLAQNCAVMHNLLGPACIFLRKGFAENRQPDRSLRPEEIEELREAFREFDKDKDGYINCRDLGNCMRTMGYMPTEMELIELSQQINMNLGGHVDFDDFVELMGPKLLAETADMIGVKELRDAFREFDTNGDGEISTSELREAMRKLLGHQVGHRDIEEIIRDVDLNGDGRVDFEEFVRMMSR, from the exons ATGGGCAACTGTGTCAAGTCTCCACTGAGAAATCTCTCAAGGAAG ATGCGCCAGGAGGAGCAGAGCAGCTACACGGTGGTGCAGACGAGCGAGGAGGGGCCGGCAGCCAGCGGCGAGCTCCCGGGACCGCTCCTGATGCTGGCCCAGAACTGCGCCGTCATGCACAACCTGCTGGGCCCTGCCTGCATTTTCCTGCGCAAGGGCTTCGCTGAGAACAGGCAGCCT GACAGATCTCTGCGGCCAGAGGAGATTGAAG aGCTCCGAGAGGCCTTCCGAGAATTCGACAAGGACAAGGATGGCTACATCAATTGTCGGGACCTGGGCAACTGCATGCGTACCATGGGCTACATGCCCACCGAGATGGAGCTCATCGAGCTGTCCCAGCAGATCAACATGAACC TGGGTGGCCATGTGGATTTTGATGACTTCGTAGAGCTAATGGGACCTAAACTCCTGGCAGAAACAGCAGATATGATTGGAGTGAAGGAACTGCGCGATGCTTTCCGAGAG TTCGACACCAATGGTGACGGGGAGATCAGCACCAGTGAGTTGAGAGAGGCCATGAGGAAACTCCTGGGCCATCAAGTGGGACACCGAGACATAGAGGAAATTATCCGAGATGTGGACCTCAATGGGGATGGACGAGTAGACTTTGAAG AGTTTGTCCGGATGATGTCCCGCTGA
- the CABP1 gene encoding calcium-binding protein 1 isoform X3: MGNCVKSPLRNLSRKDRSLRPEEIEELREAFREFDKDKDGYINCRDLGNCMRTMGYMPTEMELIELSQQINMNLGGHVDFDDFVELMGPKLLAETADMIGVKELRDAFREFDTNGDGEISTSELREAMRKLLGHQVGHRDIEEIIRDVDLNGDGRVDFEEFVRMMSR; the protein is encoded by the exons ATGGGCAACTGTGTCAAGTCTCCACTGAGAAATCTCTCAAGGAAG GACAGATCTCTGCGGCCAGAGGAGATTGAAG aGCTCCGAGAGGCCTTCCGAGAATTCGACAAGGACAAGGATGGCTACATCAATTGTCGGGACCTGGGCAACTGCATGCGTACCATGGGCTACATGCCCACCGAGATGGAGCTCATCGAGCTGTCCCAGCAGATCAACATGAACC TGGGTGGCCATGTGGATTTTGATGACTTCGTAGAGCTAATGGGACCTAAACTCCTGGCAGAAACAGCAGATATGATTGGAGTGAAGGAACTGCGCGATGCTTTCCGAGAG TTCGACACCAATGGTGACGGGGAGATCAGCACCAGTGAGTTGAGAGAGGCCATGAGGAAACTCCTGGGCCATCAAGTGGGACACCGAGACATAGAGGAAATTATCCGAGATGTGGACCTCAATGGGGATGGACGAGTAGACTTTGAAG AGTTTGTCCGGATGATGTCCCGCTGA